Proteins encoded together in one Deinococcus irradiatisoli window:
- the pyrF gene encoding orotidine-5'-phosphate decarboxylase translates to MTPDPTPFAQRLTERSLSLATRLCLGLDPRPDPYSGGRQELRRHTLEVLDACAPYVVCVKPQVAFYEALGVWGMQVLEEVCAAARSLNLPIIVDAKRGDIGSTAAAYAQAWLGGNHAGDALTVNPFLGFETLTPFVDTARANGGAVFVLVKTSNPGQADLQSGGVSEQVAAEVARLGAEEGEGLGRVGAVIGATHPQELAHWRAAMPQAPLLLPGLGAQGARAADLVAAFLPGGTGAVVSASRGIQYAAGLDVSAAREAARGFRDELNAALA, encoded by the coding sequence ATGACCCCTGACCCCACCCCGTTCGCCCAGCGCCTCACCGAGCGCAGCCTGAGCCTCGCCACCCGCCTGTGCCTGGGCCTCGACCCGCGCCCAGACCCCTACAGCGGCGGCCGCCAGGAACTGCGCCGCCACACCCTGGAGGTGCTCGACGCCTGCGCGCCGTACGTGGTCTGCGTCAAACCGCAGGTGGCCTTTTACGAAGCGCTGGGCGTGTGGGGCATGCAGGTGCTCGAAGAAGTCTGCGCCGCCGCCCGTAGCCTGAACCTGCCGATCATCGTCGACGCCAAGCGCGGCGACATCGGTTCGACGGCGGCCGCCTACGCCCAGGCCTGGTTGGGCGGCAACCACGCCGGCGACGCCCTGACGGTCAATCCGTTTCTGGGCTTCGAGACGCTGACCCCCTTCGTGGACACGGCACGCGCGAACGGCGGCGCGGTGTTCGTGCTGGTCAAGACCAGCAACCCCGGTCAGGCCGACTTGCAGAGCGGCGGCGTTTCGGAACAGGTGGCCGCCGAGGTGGCCCGCCTGGGCGCCGAGGAAGGCGAGGGCCTGGGCCGCGTGGGCGCGGTGATCGGCGCCACCCACCCGCAGGAACTGGCCCACTGGCGCGCCGCCATGCCGCAGGCCCCCCTGCTGCTGCCGGGCCTGGGCGCCCAGGGAGCCCGCGCCGCCGACCTCGTGGCGGCCTTCCTGCCGGGCGGCACGGGCGCGGTGGTGAGCGCCAGCCGGGGCATCCAGTACGCGGCGGGTCTGGACGTCTCGGCGGCGCGTGAAGCGGCCCGCGGCTTCCGGGACGAACTCAACGCCGCGCTGGCCTAA
- a CDS encoding UV damage endonuclease UvsE, translating into MTLGPEIRFRTITLKRYRMLDVAERYAALRDLYAANTARLAGAATYCAERGIRLFRMSAALYPMLDLVDDPTGQAVLDELAPQLRAAGQAFTEAGIRVLIHPDQYIVLNSERAEVRQSSLHQFLTHADVLDRLGFERSTYHAMILHGGKGGRADVLAEVIRDLPDAARRRLALENDERAYGPADLLPVCQATGTPLVFDAHHHVVHDKLPDQDDPSVRGWVLQARATWTPPEWQVVHLSNGIEGPQDRRHSHLITALPSAYWDVPWIEVEAKGKEEAVLALMRPEA; encoded by the coding sequence ATGACCCTGGGCCCGGAAATCCGCTTCCGGACCATCACCCTCAAGCGCTACCGGATGCTGGACGTTGCCGAGCGCTACGCCGCACTGCGCGACCTCTACGCCGCCAACACCGCCAGGCTGGCCGGCGCGGCCACCTACTGTGCCGAGCGCGGCATTCGCCTCTTCCGGATGTCGGCGGCGCTCTACCCGATGCTCGATCTGGTGGACGACCCCACCGGGCAGGCGGTGCTCGACGAACTCGCGCCGCAATTGCGGGCGGCGGGGCAGGCCTTCACCGAGGCGGGCATCCGGGTGCTGATTCACCCCGACCAGTACATCGTGCTCAATTCCGAGCGTGCCGAGGTGCGCCAGAGCAGCCTGCACCAGTTCCTGACCCATGCCGACGTGCTCGACCGCCTGGGCTTCGAGCGCAGCACCTACCACGCCATGATCCTGCACGGCGGCAAGGGGGGGCGCGCCGACGTGCTGGCCGAGGTGATCCGCGATCTGCCCGACGCGGCCCGGCGGCGGCTGGCCCTGGAAAACGACGAGCGCGCCTACGGCCCCGCCGACCTGCTGCCGGTGTGTCAGGCCACCGGCACGCCGCTGGTCTTCGACGCCCACCATCACGTCGTTCACGACAAGCTGCCCGACCAGGACGACCCCAGCGTGCGCGGGTGGGTGCTGCAGGCGCGCGCCACCTGGACGCCGCCGGAGTGGCAGGTCGTGCACCTGAGCAATGGCATCGAGGGGCCGCAGGACCGCCGCCACAGCCACCTGATCACGGCCCTGCCCAGCGCTTACTGGGACGTGCCCTGGATCGAGGTGGAGGCCAAGGGCAAGGAGGAAGCGGTGCTGGCGCTGATGCGACCGGAGGCTTAG
- a CDS encoding DUF2256 domain-containing protein: MWSFPVQLAVLEASGGGKKPSERPHKVCPVCGRPFAWRKKWERDWESVVYCSERCRRTGVKK; this comes from the coding sequence ATGTGGTCCTTTCCTGTTCAACTGGCCGTGCTGGAAGCGTCGGGCGGCGGCAAGAAGCCCTCCGAGCGGCCGCATAAAGTCTGCCCGGTGTGCGGCCGCCCGTTTGCCTGGCGCAAGAAGTGGGAGCGCGACTGGGAAAGCGTCGTGTACTGCTCGGAGCGCTGCCGCCGGACCGGCGTGAAGAAATGA
- a CDS encoding PadR family transcriptional regulator, giving the protein MNPLKAGTLDLALLSALEDQPRYGLDILQHVKARTGGLFDLREGSLYPALHRLVKAGWIDSEWQESAKGGAPRKYYHLTDSGHAALRDKKTEWRTLSGALDALLRAERWA; this is encoded by the coding sequence ATGAATCCTCTCAAGGCGGGCACGCTCGATCTGGCGCTGCTCTCGGCCCTCGAAGACCAGCCGCGTTACGGCCTGGACATCCTGCAACACGTCAAGGCCCGCACCGGCGGCCTGTTCGACCTGCGGGAAGGCAGCTTGTATCCGGCGCTGCACCGACTCGTCAAGGCCGGCTGGATCGACAGCGAGTGGCAGGAAAGCGCCAAGGGCGGCGCGCCGCGCAAGTATTACCACCTGACGGACAGCGGCCACGCCGCGTTGAGAGACAAAAAAACCGAGTGGCGTACCCTGAGCGGCGCGCTCGACGCCCTGCTGCGGGCAGAGCGGTGGGCATGA
- a CDS encoding permease prefix domain 1-containing protein translates to MTRRASQRPGKVLSLNAYVHRATLGLPGAARLDAAAELRAHLLERVEELEGKGFARDEAEFLAVRAMGDPSPTNRSLLGHALTWRLGWAVLGLVLLGAGGWWSYDNLMPPAEGVSYQGSELSLDDLRTLNTDTDAPRGNYQTATLTYPKETKTVYYLYFTPSNFALTLKDVSEENSTNIVGRWPGSYRYQERLLVTDQPRSTDCPQDWNLFSSVRVLPSRFWNGPYLTIRSPSFRLDHTAEGKELCSGLKRRYRQEAFLVPVPGKKTFQVELLPPAQGIMTKGRTALALNHWTILRQLGLNPRKALNGDASLKGKASGLYIAVLPSDQPASSDESGLR, encoded by the coding sequence ATGACCCGCCGGGCCAGCCAGCGCCCCGGCAAGGTCTTGAGCCTGAATGCTTATGTCCACCGCGCGACCCTGGGACTGCCGGGGGCCGCACGCCTGGACGCCGCCGCCGAACTGAGGGCCCATCTGCTCGAACGGGTGGAAGAGCTGGAGGGCAAAGGCTTCGCGCGCGACGAGGCCGAGTTTCTGGCCGTGCGGGCGATGGGCGATCCCTCGCCCACCAACCGCAGCCTGCTGGGCCACGCCTTGACCTGGCGCCTGGGCTGGGCGGTGCTGGGACTGGTGCTGCTGGGCGCAGGCGGCTGGTGGTCGTACGACAACCTGATGCCGCCCGCCGAGGGCGTGAGTTATCAGGGCAGCGAGCTGAGTCTGGACGACCTGCGGACGCTGAATACCGATACTGACGCGCCGCGTGGCAATTACCAGACCGCCACGCTGACGTATCCGAAGGAAACGAAGACGGTGTATTACCTTTACTTCACCCCTTCGAACTTTGCCCTCACCCTTAAGGATGTCAGCGAAGAGAACAGCACCAATATCGTCGGGCGCTGGCCCGGCAGCTACCGCTATCAGGAGCGCCTGCTCGTTACCGATCAGCCGAGGTCCACCGACTGTCCACAGGACTGGAACTTATTCAGCAGCGTCCGAGTGCTGCCGTCCCGCTTCTGGAATGGTCCGTATCTGACTATCCGCTCGCCAAGCTTTCGGCTTGACCATACTGCGGAAGGCAAAGAACTGTGCAGTGGGCTCAAGCGCCGCTACCGTCAGGAAGCTTTTTTGGTACCAGTTCCAGGCAAAAAGACCTTTCAGGTGGAATTGCTGCCCCCTGCCCAGGGCATCATGACCAAAGGCCGCACAGCCCTTGCACTCAATCACTGGACCATCCTGCGGCAACTCGGATTGAATCCACGCAAGGCGCTGAACGGCGACGCTTCCCTGAAAGGCAAGGCCAGCGGCCTTTACATCGCCGTCCTGCCGAGCGACCAGCCCGCTTCCTCAGACGAGAGTGGCCTCAGGTAG
- a CDS encoding 3-deoxy-7-phosphoheptulonate synthase, whose translation MSEQAASTATATANVHVAQFQPLTSPRNLKAELPLTPAAEQTVMQARRSVQRIVHRQDPRLLLIVGPCSIHDEAQALEYASRLSKLRAEYADRLEIVMRVYMDKPRTTVGWRGYLNDPHMNGQNDFNLGLKMTRRLMLKINELGMPVGTELLDPFVPQYIDDQLAWGAIGARTTESQTHRAMVSGVSAPVGFKNGTGGNIKLAVDAIVSAGKPHTFLGITDEGQAAVVSTKGNPDGHVILRGGRFGPNYAAEHVQETLGLQADAGVTAGLVVDCSHHNSNYQFEKQLDAWHDVIGQRVAGNDALIGLMLESNLVEGKQSIPADHANLKYGVSVTDACVGWESTQELLKWAYEQTGAVLAGETVQG comes from the coding sequence ATGTCCGAGCAAGCCGCCTCCACCGCCACCGCCACCGCCAACGTCCACGTCGCCCAGTTCCAGCCGCTCACCTCGCCGCGCAACCTCAAGGCCGAGCTGCCGCTGACCCCGGCCGCCGAGCAGACTGTCATGCAGGCCCGGCGCAGCGTGCAGCGCATCGTTCACCGCCAGGACCCGCGCCTGCTGCTGATCGTGGGGCCGTGCAGCATCCACGACGAGGCGCAGGCCCTGGAATACGCTTCGCGCCTGAGCAAACTGCGCGCCGAGTACGCCGACCGCCTGGAGATCGTGATGCGGGTGTACATGGACAAGCCGCGCACCACCGTGGGCTGGCGCGGCTACCTCAACGACCCGCACATGAACGGCCAGAACGATTTCAACCTGGGCCTCAAGATGACCCGCCGCCTGATGCTCAAGATCAACGAACTCGGCATGCCGGTGGGCACCGAACTGCTCGATCCGTTCGTGCCGCAGTACATCGACGATCAGCTGGCCTGGGGCGCCATCGGTGCGCGCACCACCGAGTCGCAGACGCACCGGGCGATGGTCAGCGGCGTGTCGGCCCCGGTGGGCTTCAAGAACGGCACCGGCGGCAACATCAAGCTGGCGGTGGACGCCATCGTCAGCGCCGGCAAGCCGCACACGTTCCTGGGCATCACCGACGAGGGGCAGGCGGCGGTGGTGTCCACCAAGGGCAACCCCGACGGACACGTGATTCTGCGCGGCGGACGCTTCGGCCCCAACTACGCCGCCGAGCACGTTCAGGAAACGCTGGGCCTGCAGGCCGACGCGGGCGTCACGGCGGGCCTGGTGGTGGACTGCTCGCACCACAACAGCAACTACCAGTTCGAAAAGCAGCTCGACGCCTGGCACGACGTGATCGGCCAGCGGGTCGCCGGCAACGACGCCCTGATCGGCCTGATGCTGGAGAGCAACCTGGTGGAAGGCAAGCAGAGCATTCCCGCAGATCACGCCAATCTCAAGTACGGCGTGTCGGTGACCGATGCCTGCGTGGGCTGGGAAAGCACCCAGGAGTTGCTGAAGTGGGCCTACGAACAGACGGGCGCAGTGCTGGCGGGAGAAACGGTCCAGGGCTGA
- a CDS encoding HAD family hydrolase: MTQPSRDFPFTPAGVLFDMDGVLTSNNVFHRQAWQEVALSHMNLTLTEHDLDTKVDGGRNPEIMQRLTGRAPTPEEALRFHNAKEERYRALARGALREVDGLSGYLGALAERGIPYALVTSADKVNVEFGLEALGLAHRFPLRIMGEDVTRGKPHPEPFERGAALLGLNPAACLAHEDAVNGVKSAAGAGCTVVALSTTQTGAALLAAGAVRVVADFTGWRSWLK; the protein is encoded by the coding sequence ATGACCCAGCCGAGCCGCGACTTTCCCTTCACGCCCGCCGGGGTGCTGTTCGATATGGACGGCGTTCTGACCAGCAACAACGTCTTTCACCGTCAGGCCTGGCAGGAAGTGGCGCTCTCGCACATGAACCTGACCCTCACCGAGCACGACCTCGATACCAAGGTGGACGGCGGGCGCAATCCCGAGATCATGCAGCGCCTCACCGGACGCGCCCCCACCCCCGAGGAAGCGCTGAGGTTTCACAACGCCAAGGAGGAGCGATACCGCGCCCTGGCACGCGGAGCGCTGCGCGAGGTGGACGGCCTGAGCGGGTATCTGGGCGCCCTGGCCGAGCGCGGCATTCCCTACGCCCTGGTGACCAGCGCCGACAAGGTAAACGTGGAGTTCGGTCTGGAGGCGCTGGGGTTGGCCCACCGCTTTCCGCTCCGAATCATGGGCGAGGACGTGACGCGCGGCAAGCCGCACCCCGAGCCGTTCGAGCGCGGCGCGGCGCTGCTGGGCCTGAATCCCGCCGCCTGCCTGGCCCACGAGGACGCGGTCAACGGCGTGAAAAGCGCGGCGGGCGCCGGCTGCACCGTGGTGGCCCTCAGCACCACCCAGACTGGGGCGGCACTGCTCGCGGCGGGAGCGGTGAGGGTCGTGGCCGACTTCACCGGCTGGCGCAGCTGGCTGAAGTGA
- a CDS encoding MFS transporter, which yields MTSATPLDQPAALRRNSNFWLWWLGNAQSTLGSALASIALALTVLHLSGSAGALGVNLALSLLPGLASPLLGTLVDRWPLKWPLLAGNLLRGGFQLAAGALLLRGTLKVEDLHLLALLGGLVSAFYAPASMSVLPGLVRPEDRPRAAALMQGASQSMQLLGMVGGGLLVARLGGASALILDGASFVIMAALLLRVRFAPRGEAKPAAFWSEFRAGLRYVRASVPLTLLPALAFFINASLAPMEMLIPSRMQALGAGAGGYGLFFGLLTGGSVLGSLLAATLGQRFRPRALSVAGLAGIGALLLLLSLTRTPLQLYAVAGLLGVMMAVNNNAISLLFMELVDRAYLGRVGSLLNMLGTIGMPLTLLLLAPLADHLPIWAVFAASGSLTLGAAALWHWALYQGRAGSVQKASVPGESSSPTR from the coding sequence ATGACCTCCGCGACCCCGCTCGACCAGCCCGCCGCACTGCGGCGCAACTCCAACTTCTGGCTGTGGTGGCTGGGCAATGCCCAGAGCACGTTGGGCAGCGCCCTGGCGAGCATCGCCCTGGCCCTCACCGTGCTGCACCTGAGCGGCTCGGCCGGCGCGCTGGGCGTGAATCTGGCGCTCTCGCTGCTGCCGGGCCTGGCTTCACCGCTCCTGGGCACCCTGGTGGACCGCTGGCCGCTGAAATGGCCGCTGCTCGCGGGCAACCTGCTGCGCGGCGGGTTTCAGCTCGCGGCGGGAGCGCTGCTGCTGCGCGGCACCTTGAAGGTCGAAGACCTGCACCTGCTGGCGCTGCTGGGCGGTCTGGTCAGCGCTTTTTACGCGCCGGCCAGCATGAGCGTGCTGCCGGGGCTGGTGCGCCCCGAAGACCGGCCCCGCGCCGCCGCGCTGATGCAGGGCGCCAGCCAGAGCATGCAGCTGCTGGGTATGGTCGGCGGCGGCCTGCTGGTGGCCCGGCTGGGCGGCGCCTCGGCGCTGATCCTCGACGGCGCCAGCTTTGTGATCATGGCCGCCCTGCTGCTGCGGGTGCGCTTCGCGCCGCGCGGCGAGGCCAAGCCTGCCGCTTTCTGGTCCGAGTTCCGCGCCGGGCTGCGCTACGTGCGCGCCAGCGTGCCGCTGACCTTGCTGCCGGCGCTGGCGTTTTTCATCAATGCGTCGCTGGCCCCCATGGAAATGCTGATTCCTTCCCGGATGCAGGCGCTGGGCGCCGGCGCGGGCGGCTACGGCCTGTTCTTCGGCCTGCTGACCGGCGGCAGCGTGCTGGGCAGCCTGCTGGCGGCCACGCTGGGCCAGCGCTTCCGGCCCCGGGCGCTCAGCGTGGCGGGGCTGGCGGGAATCGGCGCGCTGCTGCTGCTGCTCTCGCTGACCCGCACGCCGCTGCAACTCTACGCGGTGGCCGGGCTGCTCGGGGTCATGATGGCCGTGAACAACAACGCCATCAGCCTGCTGTTCATGGAGCTGGTCGACCGGGCCTACCTGGGGCGGGTGGGCAGCCTGCTGAACATGCTCGGCACCATCGGCATGCCGCTGACCCTGCTGCTGCTCGCTCCGCTGGCCGACCACCTGCCGATCTGGGCCGTCTTCGCCGCCTCGGGCAGCCTGACGCTGGGCGCGGCGGCGCTGTGGCACTGGGCGCTGTACCAGGGCCGCGCCGGAAGCGTTCAGAAGGCGAGCGTGCCCGGCGAGAGCAGCAGCCCCACCAGGTAA
- a CDS encoding helix-turn-helix domain-containing protein yields the protein MDELLTAATPVQARLLLSLRTAGVLGALQGEARSAAEVAQALGEPLARVHRTLGQLVEAELAQVVGVRPRQGRSCKLYAARAAEYRVPFALTDAATVQELMAAQYRPFFEGFLQHQAQLLGQQGRDTLKLELTGGHPSYSVVRPDGHSPRSDVYGLFAALQLTPAQVGTLQAELRALGEKYSVPGGSGAPYLVGLLLSPGTLAF from the coding sequence ATGGACGAGCTTCTGACGGCCGCCACCCCAGTGCAGGCCCGCTTGCTGCTGTCGCTGCGAACGGCCGGGGTGCTGGGCGCGCTGCAAGGTGAAGCCCGCAGCGCCGCCGAGGTCGCCCAGGCACTCGGTGAACCGCTGGCCCGCGTTCACCGCACGCTGGGCCAGCTGGTGGAGGCCGAACTGGCCCAGGTGGTGGGGGTCCGCCCACGCCAGGGCCGGTCTTGCAAGCTCTACGCGGCGCGGGCCGCCGAGTACCGGGTGCCGTTCGCCCTGACCGACGCGGCCACGGTGCAGGAACTGATGGCCGCCCAGTACCGGCCGTTTTTCGAGGGCTTCCTGCAGCATCAGGCGCAGCTGCTCGGCCAGCAGGGGCGCGATACCCTCAAACTGGAGCTGACCGGCGGCCACCCGAGTTACAGCGTGGTCCGGCCCGATGGGCACAGCCCGAGAAGCGATGTGTACGGGCTGTTCGCCGCCCTTCAGCTCACGCCGGCGCAGGTCGGCACCCTGCAGGCCGAGCTGCGGGCGCTGGGCGAGAAGTACAGTGTGCCGGGAGGAAGCGGCGCGCCTTACCTGGTGGGGCTGCTGCTCTCGCCGGGCACGCTCGCCTTCTGA
- a CDS encoding branched-chain amino acid ABC transporter permease translates to MTATLFFQQLLNALALGGVYSLVALGLTLVYGVMRIPNFAHGGLYMLGAYVSYAALTRLGLPYVLALGLSGVALALLAAVLERVVFHPLRNAPHVHSMIAAIGVLFFIEAVIRLPFVFGSDFLQLPSPLAGVLSFGGITITSQRLLIIVTSLAIMGALYFFLKRTLTGTTIEAMAQNREGARLMGINVSRVAMLTFGISGALAAIASTLYAPTALISPSMGEVMNLKVFAIIILGGMGSVPGAVVGAFLLALAEVFGGVIVGADFADVVGFAALVLVLAIRPQGLFRSGA, encoded by the coding sequence ATGACCGCAACTCTTTTTTTTCAGCAACTGCTCAATGCGCTGGCCCTCGGCGGCGTCTACAGCCTGGTGGCGCTGGGCCTGACCTTGGTGTACGGCGTGATGCGTATTCCCAACTTCGCCCACGGCGGGTTGTACATGCTCGGCGCGTATGTCAGCTACGCCGCCCTGACCCGGCTGGGCCTGCCCTACGTGCTGGCGCTGGGGCTCAGCGGGGTGGCGCTGGCGCTGCTGGCCGCCGTGCTGGAGAGGGTGGTGTTTCACCCGCTGCGTAATGCCCCGCACGTTCACAGCATGATCGCCGCCATCGGCGTGCTGTTTTTCATCGAGGCGGTGATCCGGCTGCCGTTCGTGTTCGGCTCGGACTTTTTGCAGCTGCCCTCGCCGCTGGCCGGGGTGCTGAGTTTCGGCGGCATCACCATCACCTCCCAGCGCCTGCTGATCATCGTGACCTCGCTGGCGATCATGGGGGCGCTGTACTTCTTTCTCAAGCGCACCCTCACCGGCACCACCATCGAGGCGATGGCGCAAAACCGTGAGGGCGCCCGCTTGATGGGCATCAACGTCAGCCGGGTGGCGATGCTGACCTTCGGCATTTCCGGCGCGCTGGCGGCCATCGCCTCGACCTTGTATGCCCCCACCGCGCTGATCTCTCCCTCGATGGGCGAGGTGATGAACCTCAAGGTCTTTGCCATCATCATTCTCGGCGGCATGGGCAGCGTGCCGGGCGCGGTGGTCGGCGCCTTCCTGCTGGCGCTGGCCGAGGTGTTCGGCGGCGTGATCGTGGGCGCGGACTTCGCCGACGTGGTGGGCTTCGCCGCGCTGGTGCTGGTGCTGGCGATCCGGCCGCAGGGCCTCTTTCGGAGCGGCGCGTGA
- a CDS encoding branched-chain amino acid ABC transporter permease, with product MTPQINFRTALPWLAVFVLAALVPLFTHNRYFLDVAVNIMIWTITAYGLNVMLGYAGILQLAHAGFFGIGAYTVGILTLKLGWSFWLAWPLGVALCAVLGLLLGLVAFRTRGDSFAIFTLGVGVIITQIINKWNSLTGGNDGLNGIQAPKLGSIDFGRGSAFFYLALITLGVVVFLVARVRSSMFGRSLIALQGSEDLARTLGINVYTHKLRVMMLSTALAGLAGGLYAVYIGFMGAAITGPAQTFTVLLYLLVGGVGTLSGPLIGTALMFFLGEQLKNVGDYQFIVFGPLLILMVMFAPGGIAGLWQRRMFARRSPATTQEVPDAGI from the coding sequence GTGACCCCGCAGATCAACTTCAGAACGGCCCTGCCCTGGCTGGCGGTGTTCGTGCTGGCGGCCCTTGTGCCCCTCTTCACCCACAACCGCTACTTCCTCGACGTGGCGGTCAACATCATGATCTGGACCATCACCGCCTACGGCCTGAACGTGATGCTCGGCTACGCGGGCATTTTGCAACTGGCGCACGCCGGATTCTTCGGCATCGGCGCCTACACGGTGGGCATCTTGACCCTCAAGCTCGGCTGGAGCTTCTGGCTGGCCTGGCCGCTGGGCGTGGCGCTGTGCGCCGTACTGGGCCTGCTGCTGGGGCTGGTGGCCTTCCGCACCCGGGGTGATTCGTTCGCCATTTTCACGCTGGGGGTGGGCGTGATCATCACCCAGATCATCAACAAGTGGAACTCACTGACCGGCGGCAACGACGGCCTCAACGGCATTCAAGCGCCGAAACTCGGCAGCATCGACTTCGGCCGGGGCTCGGCCTTCTTTTACCTGGCCCTGATCACGCTGGGCGTGGTGGTCTTTCTGGTGGCGCGGGTGCGCTCCTCGATGTTCGGGCGCTCGCTGATCGCCCTACAGGGCAGCGAGGACCTGGCCCGCACGCTGGGCATCAACGTCTACACCCACAAACTGCGGGTGATGATGCTCTCCACCGCGCTGGCCGGGCTGGCCGGCGGCCTCTATGCCGTGTACATCGGCTTCATGGGCGCGGCCATCACCGGCCCGGCCCAGACCTTCACGGTGCTGCTCTACCTGCTGGTGGGCGGCGTGGGCACGCTCTCGGGGCCCCTGATTGGCACGGCGCTGATGTTCTTTCTGGGCGAGCAGCTCAAGAACGTCGGCGATTACCAGTTCATCGTGTTCGGCCCGCTGCTGATCCTCATGGTGATGTTCGCTCCCGGCGGCATCGCCGGGCTGTGGCAGCGCCGGATGTTCGCCCGCCGCTCGCCGGCCACCACCCAGGAGGTGCCGGATGCTGGCATTTGA
- a CDS encoding ABC transporter ATP-binding protein, giving the protein MLAFERLGIRFGGNQAVQDVTGSLTPGKITAIIGPNGAGKTTFFNMLSGFYKPTSGVITLSGQPISGRPTHEVVARGVARTFQTTTLYKNLSALENAVLGHRVRTKAGLLDALLRSGRERHDESESLKAAHHALERVGLERKAHVTASLLSQEEQKRVSIASALATQPSILLLDEPAGGLNPEETARLMDLIRQLVGAGLTVALIEHKMNLVMGLADQVMVLHHGQLIAQGPPAEVSRNPAVITAYLGSHGGGGQHGQSAPAGGASV; this is encoded by the coding sequence ATGCTGGCATTTGAACGTTTGGGCATTCGCTTCGGCGGCAACCAGGCAGTGCAGGACGTCACCGGGTCGCTCACCCCCGGCAAGATCACCGCCATCATCGGCCCCAACGGCGCCGGCAAGACCACCTTCTTCAACATGCTGTCGGGCTTCTACAAACCCACCTCCGGCGTGATCACCTTGAGCGGGCAGCCGATCAGCGGCCGGCCCACCCATGAAGTGGTGGCCCGGGGCGTGGCGCGCACCTTCCAGACCACCACGCTCTACAAGAACCTCTCGGCGCTGGAAAACGCCGTGCTGGGCCACCGGGTCCGCACCAAAGCCGGGCTGCTCGACGCCCTGCTGAGAAGCGGGCGAGAGCGCCACGACGAAAGCGAGAGCCTCAAGGCCGCCCACCACGCCCTGGAGCGGGTCGGTCTGGAGCGCAAGGCCCACGTCACCGCCTCGCTGCTCTCGCAGGAAGAGCAGAAACGGGTCTCGATCGCCAGCGCCCTGGCCACGCAGCCGAGCATTCTGCTGCTCGACGAACCGGCCGGCGGCCTCAACCCCGAGGAAACCGCCCGGCTGATGGACCTGATCCGCCAGCTCGTCGGCGCGGGCCTGACGGTGGCTCTGATCGAGCACAAGATGAACCTGGTGATGGGCCTGGCCGATCAGGTGATGGTGCTGCACCACGGGCAACTCATCGCCCAGGGACCGCCCGCCGAGGTCAGCCGCAACCCGGCGGTGATCACCGCCTACCTCGGCTCGCACGGCGGCGGCGGGCAGCACG